A portion of the Cydia fagiglandana chromosome 7, ilCydFagi1.1, whole genome shotgun sequence genome contains these proteins:
- the LOC134666369 gene encoding uncharacterized protein LOC134666369 isoform X1: MRLLFLLLFSVISSKEAITQKLSIIRRTNDRTYTMPDKGVYRFNDNEKVSIDCILNCTECLAEKNYILNFYLDGSGHSRMVTVKANSTGKVSRTFTLHKNQTEIVCNATYLGFDDFSFSPNRSTVKLQYVSPKQQDNPRKGKHLEPWLESPMISPSPFKDTGAASAMFTCTVSRERLALLSWHQMKGTERVVLKTVSLPNSTSDTIYYSTLNKTLSESDRDTGLYCVARYFLEGKLSERVISKGISLALNRTVGAASEDPQVVSNAGSLALLAAIGSVAIVALILVVILATVIMKYRRKVKIFERDEALRNREPLPPPPTDDIYEQVYGHGAGLKRPRIRPKVTRH; encoded by the exons ATgagattattatttttgttattattttctgtGATAAGCTCGAAAGAGGCTATAA cTCAAAAACTCAGTATCATCCGAAGAACAAATGATAGGACATACACGATGCCAGATAAAGGAGTATATCGCTTTAACGACAACGAGAAGGTTTCTATTGACTGCATTTTAAACTGCACTGAATGCTTAGCGGAAAAAAACTACATCCTAAATTTTTATTTAGACGGAAGTGGACACAGTAGAATGG TGACTGTCAAAGCAAATTCTACAGGAAAAGTATCAAGAACATTCACGCTCCACAAAAACCAGACAGAAATAGTTTGTAACGCGACCTACTTAGGGTTTGACGACTTCAGCTTTAGTCCTAATAGATCTACGGTAAAACTCCAGTACGTATCACCAAAGCAACAGGATAACCCACGTAAAGGGAAACACT TAGAACCATGGCTAGAGTCACCAATGATATCTCCCAGCCCTTTCAAAGACACCGGTGCGGCTTCTGCAATGTTTACATGTACAGTGTCTAGGGAGCGACTAGCCCTCCTGTCTTGGCATCAGATGAAAG GAACTGAACGTGTTGTCCTCAAGACGGTTTCGCTCCCCAACTCCACCTCTGATACAATATACTACTCGACTTTAAACAAAACTCTCTCAGAGTCGGACAGAGACACAGGGTTGTACTGCGTCGCGCGGTACTTTCTTGAAGGCAAACTTTCAGAAAGAGTGATTAGCAAGGGAATCAGTCTGGCGCTTAACAGGACTGTTGGAGCTGCTTCTGAAGATCCTCAAGTAGTAA gtaACGCTGGATCGTTGGCACTGTTGGCAGCAATAGGTTCTGTTGCTATTGTGGCCTTAATACTTGTGGTTATTTTGGCAACAGTAATTATGAAGTATAGGAGAAAAG TGAAAATATTTGAAAGAGACGAAGCGTTGAGAAACCGAGAGCCTTTGCCGCCGCCACCTACAGATGACATATATGAGC AGGTGTACGGTCACGGCGCAGGTCTCAAAAGGCCGAGGATAAGGCCGAAGGTGACGCGACACTAA
- the LOC134666369 gene encoding uncharacterized protein LOC134666369 isoform X2, translating into MPDKGVYRFNDNEKVSIDCILNCTECLAEKNYILNFYLDGSGHSRMVTVKANSTGKVSRTFTLHKNQTEIVCNATYLGFDDFSFSPNRSTVKLQYVSPKQQDNPRKGKHLEPWLESPMISPSPFKDTGAASAMFTCTVSRERLALLSWHQMKGTERVVLKTVSLPNSTSDTIYYSTLNKTLSESDRDTGLYCVARYFLEGKLSERVISKGISLALNRTVGAASEDPQVVSNAGSLALLAAIGSVAIVALILVVILATVIMKYRRKVKIFERDEALRNREPLPPPPTDDIYEQVYGHGAGLKRPRIRPKVTRH; encoded by the exons ATGCCAGATAAAGGAGTATATCGCTTTAACGACAACGAGAAGGTTTCTATTGACTGCATTTTAAACTGCACTGAATGCTTAGCGGAAAAAAACTACATCCTAAATTTTTATTTAGACGGAAGTGGACACAGTAGAATGG TGACTGTCAAAGCAAATTCTACAGGAAAAGTATCAAGAACATTCACGCTCCACAAAAACCAGACAGAAATAGTTTGTAACGCGACCTACTTAGGGTTTGACGACTTCAGCTTTAGTCCTAATAGATCTACGGTAAAACTCCAGTACGTATCACCAAAGCAACAGGATAACCCACGTAAAGGGAAACACT TAGAACCATGGCTAGAGTCACCAATGATATCTCCCAGCCCTTTCAAAGACACCGGTGCGGCTTCTGCAATGTTTACATGTACAGTGTCTAGGGAGCGACTAGCCCTCCTGTCTTGGCATCAGATGAAAG GAACTGAACGTGTTGTCCTCAAGACGGTTTCGCTCCCCAACTCCACCTCTGATACAATATACTACTCGACTTTAAACAAAACTCTCTCAGAGTCGGACAGAGACACAGGGTTGTACTGCGTCGCGCGGTACTTTCTTGAAGGCAAACTTTCAGAAAGAGTGATTAGCAAGGGAATCAGTCTGGCGCTTAACAGGACTGTTGGAGCTGCTTCTGAAGATCCTCAAGTAGTAA gtaACGCTGGATCGTTGGCACTGTTGGCAGCAATAGGTTCTGTTGCTATTGTGGCCTTAATACTTGTGGTTATTTTGGCAACAGTAATTATGAAGTATAGGAGAAAAG TGAAAATATTTGAAAGAGACGAAGCGTTGAGAAACCGAGAGCCTTTGCCGCCGCCACCTACAGATGACATATATGAGC AGGTGTACGGTCACGGCGCAGGTCTCAAAAGGCCGAGGATAAGGCCGAAGGTGACGCGACACTAA
- the LOC134666121 gene encoding uncharacterized protein LOC134666121 isoform X1, translated as MFQILLIVTVIGFLGDGYTTLLQLHFLSKQAQIEHFLHKCVENGVKAMSSLSLIPEDKRKEFQRKESAATVYSSSSRLNLLTKRKRMNPLAGGMSSQSLKPDRSVTQRVLSAKTHRVKQLQNQLADAQYHLQELSNENRVLRAMQKKQEIALQRYENSNAELPQVLNSHTEEMRIQQLKYKQLKQQMKETLTKLKERDMQLQQLRDEHQHLLDLSKDRNLLEREKLQSQLSDLQLKVQQQNETISTLQRRLALEAKNFKHQLQAEINKHKDTRHDLDLAIHNADKLSTIIEMKEKMIYSARPGRVVKSPVKSIPTQQPRKYTRSQDIRDDDRGSGDQNNMLAKMCENSRSLSSALSHDEETSSSGEPRLRFAARSRLSNSTRSSNNTSKSSKGSDDMIEIAKSVQDGMADLAIFDEELDFKNSSPDEVQKKLDTMKADLLNKIKNDDSLSRKSSALRRRSTDESIEEQLSEVDDERPKSRGRRHSNVSFYDDVNIEENTTIINEEFKAMEVSNPVPATRINLDKTKTERKLSGKPIETYCKDIIHDIEKSSKVIDKHMRQYTQSRFNNDTIVEHLQAVDKINELVNAQGEIPPEALSELNNNFNMISDQVFSAEGMPVARKRSVSGRRSSRVESRTNIFGDSSLSNQDLLNDLLGKK; from the exons AAAAGAGTCAGCAGCGACCGTATACAGCAGCAGCTCCCGTCTAAACTTGCTGACAAAGCGCAAGCGCATGAACCCTCTCGCCGGCGGCATGTCCAGCCAATCACTGAAGCCGGACCGTTCGGTTACCCAACGTGTGCTGTCAGCTAAAACGCACCGAGTGAAGCAGCTACAGAATCAGTTGGCTGACGCCCAGTATCACTTGCAG GAGCTGAGTAATGAAAATCGGGTACTGCGTGCTATGCAGAAAAAACAAGAGATAGCGTTGCAAAG ATACGAGAACTCGAACGCAGAGCTGCCGCAAGTGCTCAACTCTCACACCGAGGAGATGAGGATCCAGCAGTTGAAGTACAAGCAGCTGAAGCAACAGATGAAAGAGACGCTGACGAAGCTGAAGGAGCGCGACATGCAGCTGCAGCAGCTGAGGGACGAGCACCAGCACCTGCTGGACTTGAGTAAAGACAG AAACCTTCTCGAGCGAGAGAAGCTACAATCCCAACTGTCAGACCTTCAGCTAAAGGTTCAGCAGCAGaacgaaactataagcactctGCAgcgccgactcgcacttgaagCCAAGAATTTTAAGCATCAGTTGCAAGCTGAGATCAACAAACATAAGGACACGCGGCATGACTTGGACTTGGCTATCCATAATGCTGATAAACTGTCCACTATTATCGAG ATGAAAGAGAAGATGATCTACTCGGCGCGTCCGGGCAGAGTCGTAAAGTCCCCAGTGAAATCTATTCCAACGCAGCAGCCACGTAAATACACGCGCAGCCAGGATATCCGTGACGACGACAGAGGCAGT gGGGACCAGAACAACATGCTAGCAAAAATGTGCGAGAACTCCCGCAGTCTTAGCAGCGCCTTGTCTCACGACGAGGAAACCAGCTCATCCGGCGAGCCCCGCCTCCGATTCGCAGCTCGTAGTCGCCTCAGCAACAGCACTCGGTCCTCCAACAACACCAGCAAAAGCTCCAAGGGATCCGACGACATGATAGAAATAGCCAAATCCGTACAAGACGGAATGGCTGACCTAGCTATCTTTGACGAAGAACTCGATTTCAAAAACTCCTCGCCTGATGAAGTTCAAAAGAAATTAGATACTATGAAAGCAGATTTActcaacaaaattaaaaatgatgatTCTTTATCCAGAAAATCTAGTGCTCTAAGGAGGAGATCCACTGATGAATCAATAGAGGAACAACTTAGTGAAGTTGACGATGAAAGGCCCAAGTCGAGAGGAAGGAGACATTCCAATGTTTCGTTTTATGACGATGTTAATATTGAAGAAAATACAACGATTATCAACGAAGAATTTAAAGCCATGGAAGTTTCTAATCCCGTGCCAGCAACTAGAATAAACCTGGATAAAACAAAGACTGAACGAAAATTGTCTGGCAAGCCTATTGAGACATATTGCAAAGACATCATCCATGACATAGAAAAAAGTAGCAAAGTTATCGACAAACACATGAGACAGTACACCCAATCGAGATTTAATAACGATACGATAGTTGAGCATTTGCAAGCTGTCGACAAAATCAATGAATTAGTCAATGCGCAAGGCGAAATACCCCCTGAAGCTCTGTCagagttaaataataatttcaatatgATATCAGACCAGGTTTTTTCTGCTGAAGGTATGCCGGTTGCCAGGAAGAGGTCAGTTTCTGGACGAAGGAGCTCTAGGGTGGAATCACGGACCAATATCTTTGGCGACTCTAGTCTGAGTAATCAAGATTTGTTAAATGATTTACTAGGGAAAAAATGA
- the LOC134666121 gene encoding uncharacterized protein LOC134666121 isoform X2, producing the protein MNPLAGGMSSQSLKPDRSVTQRVLSAKTHRVKQLQNQLADAQYHLQELSNENRVLRAMQKKQEIALQRYENSNAELPQVLNSHTEEMRIQQLKYKQLKQQMKETLTKLKERDMQLQQLRDEHQHLLDLSKDRNLLEREKLQSQLSDLQLKVQQQNETISTLQRRLALEAKNFKHQLQAEINKHKDTRHDLDLAIHNADKLSTIIEMKEKMIYSARPGRVVKSPVKSIPTQQPRKYTRSQDIRDDDRGSGDQNNMLAKMCENSRSLSSALSHDEETSSSGEPRLRFAARSRLSNSTRSSNNTSKSSKGSDDMIEIAKSVQDGMADLAIFDEELDFKNSSPDEVQKKLDTMKADLLNKIKNDDSLSRKSSALRRRSTDESIEEQLSEVDDERPKSRGRRHSNVSFYDDVNIEENTTIINEEFKAMEVSNPVPATRINLDKTKTERKLSGKPIETYCKDIIHDIEKSSKVIDKHMRQYTQSRFNNDTIVEHLQAVDKINELVNAQGEIPPEALSELNNNFNMISDQVFSAEGMPVARKRSVSGRRSSRVESRTNIFGDSSLSNQDLLNDLLGKK; encoded by the exons ATGAACCCTCTCGCCGGCGGCATGTCCAGCCAATCACTGAAGCCGGACCGTTCGGTTACCCAACGTGTGCTGTCAGCTAAAACGCACCGAGTGAAGCAGCTACAGAATCAGTTGGCTGACGCCCAGTATCACTTGCAG GAGCTGAGTAATGAAAATCGGGTACTGCGTGCTATGCAGAAAAAACAAGAGATAGCGTTGCAAAG ATACGAGAACTCGAACGCAGAGCTGCCGCAAGTGCTCAACTCTCACACCGAGGAGATGAGGATCCAGCAGTTGAAGTACAAGCAGCTGAAGCAACAGATGAAAGAGACGCTGACGAAGCTGAAGGAGCGCGACATGCAGCTGCAGCAGCTGAGGGACGAGCACCAGCACCTGCTGGACTTGAGTAAAGACAG AAACCTTCTCGAGCGAGAGAAGCTACAATCCCAACTGTCAGACCTTCAGCTAAAGGTTCAGCAGCAGaacgaaactataagcactctGCAgcgccgactcgcacttgaagCCAAGAATTTTAAGCATCAGTTGCAAGCTGAGATCAACAAACATAAGGACACGCGGCATGACTTGGACTTGGCTATCCATAATGCTGATAAACTGTCCACTATTATCGAG ATGAAAGAGAAGATGATCTACTCGGCGCGTCCGGGCAGAGTCGTAAAGTCCCCAGTGAAATCTATTCCAACGCAGCAGCCACGTAAATACACGCGCAGCCAGGATATCCGTGACGACGACAGAGGCAGT gGGGACCAGAACAACATGCTAGCAAAAATGTGCGAGAACTCCCGCAGTCTTAGCAGCGCCTTGTCTCACGACGAGGAAACCAGCTCATCCGGCGAGCCCCGCCTCCGATTCGCAGCTCGTAGTCGCCTCAGCAACAGCACTCGGTCCTCCAACAACACCAGCAAAAGCTCCAAGGGATCCGACGACATGATAGAAATAGCCAAATCCGTACAAGACGGAATGGCTGACCTAGCTATCTTTGACGAAGAACTCGATTTCAAAAACTCCTCGCCTGATGAAGTTCAAAAGAAATTAGATACTATGAAAGCAGATTTActcaacaaaattaaaaatgatgatTCTTTATCCAGAAAATCTAGTGCTCTAAGGAGGAGATCCACTGATGAATCAATAGAGGAACAACTTAGTGAAGTTGACGATGAAAGGCCCAAGTCGAGAGGAAGGAGACATTCCAATGTTTCGTTTTATGACGATGTTAATATTGAAGAAAATACAACGATTATCAACGAAGAATTTAAAGCCATGGAAGTTTCTAATCCCGTGCCAGCAACTAGAATAAACCTGGATAAAACAAAGACTGAACGAAAATTGTCTGGCAAGCCTATTGAGACATATTGCAAAGACATCATCCATGACATAGAAAAAAGTAGCAAAGTTATCGACAAACACATGAGACAGTACACCCAATCGAGATTTAATAACGATACGATAGTTGAGCATTTGCAAGCTGTCGACAAAATCAATGAATTAGTCAATGCGCAAGGCGAAATACCCCCTGAAGCTCTGTCagagttaaataataatttcaatatgATATCAGACCAGGTTTTTTCTGCTGAAGGTATGCCGGTTGCCAGGAAGAGGTCAGTTTCTGGACGAAGGAGCTCTAGGGTGGAATCACGGACCAATATCTTTGGCGACTCTAGTCTGAGTAATCAAGATTTGTTAAATGATTTACTAGGGAAAAAATGA